The following nucleotide sequence is from Azoarcus sp. CIB.
GGCGTTCGTCGGCGAAGCAATCGTTGGTGGGGTCGAATTCGATCCAGCCGGCTTCGGGCACGAACACGGCAACCCAGGCGTGGGAGGCGTCGCTGCCCGTCATCCGTGCTTGGCCCGGCAAGGGGTCAGTGCGCAGGTAGCCGGAGACGTAGCGGGCGGCAAGCCCGCGCGAGCGCAGGCAGCCGATCATGAGGTGGGCGAAGTCCTGGCAGACACCGTGTTTGTTTTCCAACACCTCAACGACGGAGGTGCCGACTTCGGTGGCGTCGGGGTCGTAGCGGAACTCGGCGTGGATGCGGCGCATGAGGTCGCGGGCGGCGTCGATCACGGGGCGGCCGGCGCCGAACGAGGGGGCGGCGTACGCTTCGAGTTCGCGCTTGACGCGCACGCCGGGTGATTCGAAGCGCATGCGCTGGGCGTCGGCGACGGCGTCGCCGAGCGGGGCGGCGTGGTAGTCGAGGGCGTCGCGCACCTGCTCCCAGGCGGGGCCGTCGCTCGCCATGGCGAGCCAGGGGCGTTCGCCGACGGCGACGATCAGTTCGCTTTCGACGCGCAGGCAATCGTGCGAGGCGGCGAACTCGACGCGGTCGACCGGGTTGCCGAACGGGTCTGCACTGCGCGCGTGCGTCGTCGGTTCGGGTTCGATGCGCAAGGACTGCCGTTCGAGCGTCTGCCAGGGCAGCGGCTGCGGGACGAGGTGCAGCAGGTGACGGGCGGTCTGCACCGGCTGCGCATACTGATATTCGGTGGTGTGCAGGACGTGGTAGCGCATGTTCAGGCCGAGAGCACCCGCGCGGCGGGACGGACGTGGGTGAAGAAGCGCTCGGCGATGCGGTTCGATAGCGTCGACGAGGCGTCGTGCACGACGCGAAGCAGGCGCGCGAGATCGATGCAGCCAGCGCAGTTGGTGCAGCGTTGCAGGATGGCGCCGCCGCCCGCCGGGCGCCCTAGTTCGAGCTCGTGCAGCGAGAAGGCGTTCAGCGCGGCCACCGCGTCGCGGAACGCGGGGATGCCGTAGTCGTCGCCCGCCGGGGATGGGGCGAATTCGCGCTGCAGCGATTCGAGGTAGCGCAGCAGCATGTCGGTCTGGAACACCACCGAATGGGGGTTGTCGGCGTCGAACACGACGAGATCCAGCGTCGGCAGGATGTCTGGCGTGCGCAGATAACGCTGGCGATAGGCTTCGGCGCAGTCGGCCAGTTCCAGCAAGGCATCGACGCCAGCCGGCTGGCCGCCGCAGGCCTCGAGGAAATGCGCGACGATGCGGCTGCGGCATTGCAGGCGCTCGATGCGGCGACCGAGGATCAGGAAGCGCCAGCCGCTGTCGCGCATCATCTCGTCCATCGCAAAGCCCGACAGCGAGATGCACGCGAGCAGCACGCGGTCGAGCGTCGAGGGCAGCGTCACAATGTCGGACGGCGCGCTGCCGTCCGGGCGCTGGCGGCGCAGGATGTCGTGCAGGCGGTTGAGGGAGTGCCAGTGATCGAGCGACAGGCGGTCGCGCACCTGGGTCGCGGCCCACACGGCGCGGCGCAGGTTGTTGGCGAGACTGGCGGGGCCGTTTTCGTCGAGCGCGCCGTCGACGAGGCGGCGCGCGACGGATCTGTCTTCCGCGGGCGGGAGCAGGCCGAAGAGTTCGCAGTAGCCGACGGCAGTGGCGAGAACGCCTGGCTCGCCGAGGAGATCGTCCCCTGCCCCGCCGAGCACCGCGGCCCCCGTGGCGACCTCGCCCTCCTCGTTCAACCGGTCGCACGCGAAGCGCAGCAGGCGAGCACTGTTTTCGACGCGCTCGGCGTAGCGGCCGAGCCAGAACAGGTTCTCGGCGGTGCGGCTGGCGATCTCGGGGCCGGCGCGCACGATGTCACCGGCGCCGAGTTCGCCCTTGAGCAGGCTGAACTGACTCACCGGCACGTCGGACAGGACCCAGGTGTCCTTCGACGAGCCGCCGCGCTGCATGGACAGGATGTCGACGTCGCCGCTGCCCGAGACGCGCGTGAGGCCGCCGGGCATCACGCGCCAGCCTTCGGGCGTAACGACCGCATAGACGCGCACGCCGATCGCGCGCGCGACGAGGCGGCGGTCGAGGGTCGAGCTGCCGGAGTCGGGCATTACCGGCGCCTGCGACAGCTCCACCAGTTCCTGGCCGACGTAGGCATGCGGGCGATGGCGCAAGCGTTCGGCCCAGTGCGCGCGCCCGCGGGCGTCCAGATCGCGCCCGAACACCGGCTTCAGGCGTTGCGAGGGATAGGCGGGCTTGATGACGAGTTCGGCGAGATGCTCGATAACGTAGTCGAGCGCGGGGGCTTCGCCGCACCACCAACTGGCAACCGCGGGCATTGCGAGCGGCTCGCCGAGGAGGTGTTCGGCGAGCTTGGGCAGGAAGGCGAGCAGGCCCGCGGATTCCAGCACGCCGCTGCCCAACGCGTTGGCCATGAGCACGCGGCCGGCGCGCGCCGCCTCGACGAGGCCGGGCACGCCGAGCGAGGATTCGCCGCGCAGTTCGAGCGGGTCGGCGTAGTCGTCGTCGAGCCGGCGCAGGATCGCGTGGACACGCTTGAGTCCGGCGAGCGTCTTCAAATACACGCCGTCGCCGCGCACCGTGAGGTCCTGGCCTTCGACAAGGGGGAAGCCGAGGTAGCGCGCGAGGTAGGACTGCTCGAAATAGGTCTCGTTGTAAGGCCCGGGCGTGAGCAGGACGATGAAGGGCGTTTCGCCGCGATCGACGGGGGCCCAGCGTGCGAGGCTGTCCTGCAGGTGGCGGAAGAAGTCGGCTTGGTGATGCACGCGCTGATCGCGGAACAGCTCCGGAAACAGGCGCGAGACGATTAGGCGGTTTTCGAGCGCGTAACCGGCGCCCGAAGGCCCCTGCGCGCGGTCGGCGATCACCCACCAGCGGCCGTCCGGCGAGCGTGCGAGGTCGGCGGCATAGACGTGCAGGAAGTGACCCGAGGGCGGCCGCGTGCCCTGGCAGGGCCACAGGAAGCCGTTGTGGCCGTAGACCAGCGCGGCGGGCAGCGCGCCGCTGCGGATCAGGTTCTGCGGGCCATAGAGGTCGGCCAGCACCTGGTCCAGCAGGTCCGCGCGCTGCGCGACGGCGGCGTCGATCTGCGCCCACTCGTCGGCGGGCAGGATGAAGGGCAGCGGATCGAGGGTCCACGGCCGGTCGGTACCCTGCGCATCGGCATAGACGTTGTAGGTGGTGCCGTTCTCGCGGATGCGCTCAGTGACGAAGGCCTGGCGCGCGCGCATCTGGTCGGGCGTCGAGGCATCGAGCGCGTCCAACAGCGGCTGCCAGTGCGGCCGCAAACGCTCCGCGTCCGCCAGCATTTCATCGTAGCGGCCGGACTGGCGGGCGTAGAGCGAGAGCAGCTGGTGCGGCATCGTCGGTGTCAGGGCGTGGCCTTGGGGACTCCCCGCAAGTCTAGCGTGAAGGGGAACTCCGCGTTGCGTTGCACCGTTTCGATATCCACGGGACGGCCGCCCGGCGTGTGGCCCATGCGGAAGAAACGGGCGAGGCGCCGCGATTCGGCCTCGAAGGCATTGACCGGGAAGCTGTCGTAATTGCGCCCCCCGGGGTGGGCGACGTGGTATTGCGCGCCACCGAGGGATCGCTTCATCCAGGTGTCGATGAGGTCGAACACCAGCGGCGCATCGACACCGATCGTCGGATGCAGGCACGACGCCGGTTGCCACGCGCGATAGCGCACGCCGGCGACCGCCTCGCCGACGGTACCGATGGGCTGCAGCGGCAAGGGCACGCCGTTGACCGCGAGCACGTAACGGTCGGGCGCCATGCCGGAGACCTTAACCTGCAGGCGTTCCAGCGACGAGTCCACGTAGCGCACCGTGCTGCCTGCGCCGCCCTCCTCGCCCATTACGTGCCAGGGTTCGAGCGCGTGGCGCAGCTGGACTTCGATGCCGCGCACGGAAAAGTCGCCGACCTTGGGGAAGCGGAATTCGAAATGCGGCGCGAACCAATCGACCTCGATCGGCAGACCGAATTCGTTGAGCTCGGCGATCACATCGCCGAAGTCCTGCTCGACGAAATGCGGCAGCATGAAGCGGTCGTGCAGTTCGGTGCCCCAGCGCACCAGCCGCTCCGGTGCGTAGGGCTGCTGCCAGAAGCGCGCGACCAGGCCGCGCAGCAGGAGTTGCTGGGTGAGCGACATGCGCGCGTGCGGCGGCATCTCGAAGGCGCGCAGTTCGAGCAAACCGAGGCGGCCGGTGGGTCCGTCGGGCGAATACAACTTGTCGATGCAGAATTCGGCACGGTGCGTGTTGCCGCTGACGTCGATGAGGAGGTTGCGCAGCAGGCGGTCGACGAGCCACGGCGGGCACTGCTCAGGGCCATGGCTACCAATCTGACGCTCCATTTCGCGGAAGGCGAGCTCGATTTCATACACCGAATCGTTGCGGGCCTCGTCGATGCGCGGCGCCTGCGAGGTCGGGCCGACGAAGAGGCCGGAGAACAGGTAGGACAGCGACGGGTGGTTGTGCCAGTAGGCGATCAGGCTGCGCAGCAGGTCGGGCCGGCGCAGGAAGGGCGAATCGACCGGGGTCGCCCCGCCGAGCACGAAGTGGTTGCCGCCGCCGGTGCCGCTGTGACGGCCGTCGAGCATGAATTTCTCGGTCAGCAGGCGCGACTCGCGCGCGGCCTCGTACAGGTGAGTGGTGCGGTCGACGAGTTCGTCCCAGCTGTGGGCGGGATGAATGTTGACCTCGATGACGCCGGGATCGGGGGTGATGCGGAAGTGCGCGAGGCGCGGGTCGGACGGCGGCTCGTAGCCTTCGAGTATCACCGGCTGGCCGAGCGCCTCGGCGGTGGCCTCGACGGCGGCGACGATCGCGAGGTAGTCGTCGAGCGCAGCGGTCGGCGGCATGAAGATGTAGAGCGTGCCTTCGCGGGCCTGTGCGCACATCGCGGTGCGCGTGATCGCGGCGGCCGACTCGCCCGGCTGCGGCGCACGTGCCGACAGCGCGGCATCGCTCGCGAACCGGTCCGCAGCGGTCGCCCCCCCTTCGGGTTGCCCGCGCAGCGGCCGCCGCAGTTCGGTGTGCTGCGGCAGCGGCGCAAAAACCTGGTTGGGGTCGGGCTGGTGCATGTAGGGATAGTCGCCCTTGCTGACCCACGGCTGCGAGTCGAGCGGCAGGCGGTAGCCGAGCGGCGAATCGCCCGGGATCAGGTAGCAACGATCCCCGCGCAGGAACCACGGTCCGGACGTCCACCGCCCGGCGGTATCGCGGGCGACCGGCAGCACCGCGCCGACGGCGTTCGGCAGGCCGTGCGAGAACACGCGCAGCAGCCGTTCGCGCTCGAGCGGATCGTCGAGCCTCGCGTCGAAGGGATCGACATTGACCGGCAGGCGGCGCTCGCGCCACAGGTAGTAGAAGACATCCTCGAAGGCGTCGAAGACGTGCCTGGTGTCGAGCCCGAGCCGCTCGGCGACGCCGCACAGGAAGCGGTTGGCGACACGTTCGTCGGCACTGCCGGGACTGCCCTCGTCGGCATACAGCGCGGCGTCGCGCCACATCGGCTCGCCGTCGCGCCGCCAGAACGCGTTGAGCGACCAGCGCGGCAGCTGCTCGCCGGGATACCACTTGCCCTGGCCAAAGTGCATCAGGCCTTGCGCACCGTATTTCTCGCGCAGGCGGTGGTAGAGGTCGGCAGCGAGCAGGCGTTTGGTAGGCCCCATCGCGGTGGTGTTCCACTCGTCGCCGTCGGGGTCGTCCATCGACACGAAGGTCGGCTCGCCACCCATCGTCAGGCGTACATCGTGGGCGTCGAGTTGTTTGTCGATCGCGTGACCCAGCGCCTCGATCTCGGCCCACTGCGCTTCCGTATAGGGCTTGGTGACGCGCGGCGCCTCCCAGATGCGCTCGACCTTCATCGCATGCGAGAAGTCGCACGCGCAGTCCTCGACCATTCCGCTGATCGGTGCGGCCGAAGACGGTTCCGGGCTGCACGCGAGCGGGATGTGGCCTTCGCCGGCGAGGAGGCCCGAGGTCGGGTCGAGACCGATCCAGCCGGCACCCGGCAGGTAAACCTCGCACCATGCGTGCAGGTCGGTGAAGTCCGCCTCCGGACCGCTCGGGCCGTCGAGCGATTTGACGTCCGCAGTGAGCTGGATGAGGTAGCCGGAGACGAAGCGCGCCGCCAAACCGAGGTGCCGCAGGAGCTGCACCAGCAGCCAGGCCGAGTCACGGCACGAACCGCTGCCGTTTTCGAGGGTTTCCTCCGGGGTCTGCACGCCCGGCTCGAGCCGGATGAGGTAGCTGATGTCCTGCTGCAGTCTGGCGTTGAGATCGACGAGGAAGTCTATCGTGCGCCGCTTCTCGCGCGAGATCCCACCGAGATAGGCAGCGAAGCGCTCGCCCAGGCCCTGACCGACGCTCATCCTGTGCAGGTACGGGGCCAGTTCGATGCACTGCTCGGCGTTATAGGCGAGCGGGTAATTCTCCGCGTCGGGCTCGAGGAAGAAGTCGAAGGGATTGTGGACCGCCATCTCGGCGACCAGGTCGACCTCGACGCGGAATTCCTGCGTCTTGTCGGGAAAGGCGAGGCGCGCGAGGTAGTTGCTCTGCGGATCCTGCTGCCAGTTGATGAAGTGCTTGGCAGGCAGCACCTTCAACGAATACGACAAGATGCGCGTGCGGCTGTGCGGACAGGGTCGCAGGCGCACGACCTGCGGCCCGAGGCTGACCGGACGGTCGTACTTGTAGTGGGTGACGTGATTGAGCGCGACGTGGATCGACAAGATTCTTCTCCGCAATCATTGGGGGCGCCGGGGCCGCAGGCCCGTGGCGACGCTGGGGATGTTTTTCACTGCTTGTTCGGTGCGGTGCGGCGCGGCGCAACGACTTCAGATCCAGTCGGGACTCGGCAACTCGGCGAAGGCCTCGCGCAGCCGCTCGCCCCACTGGCTGCGAACCTGCGCGTAGTAGGCGTGGTCTTGATTGATCGAGATGTGCGACTTGATCGCCAGCGCATCGCGCTCGATGACGCACAGGTCGAGCGGCAGGCCGACCGAGAGGTTCGAGCGGATCGTCGAATCCATCGACACCAGCGCGCACTTGGCGGCATCGGACAGCGACGACCCGTAGCGCACGATGCGGTCGATGATCGGCTTGCCGTACTTCGACTCGCCGATCTGGATGTAGGGCGTGTCCTCGGTCGTCTCGATGAAATTGCCCGCCGAATAGATATTGAACAGGCGCGGCGCCTCGCCGAGGATCTGGCCGCCGACGATGAGCGAGGCGTTGAATTCCACGCCGAACTCGTTCATCGCCTCCGCGTCGCGGCGGTGCACCTCGCGCACGACTTCGCCGACATGGCGTGCAACCTCGAACATGTTGGGTGCATTGAAGAGGTTCGTCGCGTCGGGGATGGTCAGCCGTTCGTTCAGGATATTGACCACCGATTGGCTGACCGACAGATTGCCGGCGGTGAGCATCACGACGACGCGCTCGCCCGGCCGCTGCCAGATGCGCATCTTGCGGAAGGTGTTGATGTGATCGACGCCCGCGTTGGTCCGCGAGTCCGACAGGAATACGAGCCCCGTTTCGAGGCGCATGGCGACGCAGTAGGTCATGGCGATTGCTCGGAATGTCCCGCGGCCATCGGGCGACGGCCGCGGCGCTTCGCACGGGTCATGTGTTTTCCGCCTCACGCACCGACAAGAAAGTCCTCGCTGATTCGTGCACCCAGGTCGCCGATCGAATTGATGAAGTCCTCGAGCCAGGCGTGCAGACCGCGCGCGAAGATGTCGTCCATGCGCCCGTAACGCAGCGTCGCGAACAGTTGCCCGGCACGTCGCACGGTCTCGTCGGACCGGCTGTTGCGGACCTTGTCGAGAATCCCGACCACCCCCTCCATGCACGAATGCAGCGCGCGCGGCAGGTCTTCGCGCAGGATCAGCAATTCGGCGACGCGCTCGGGCGTGATCACGTCGCGATAGACCTTGCGATACACCTCGAAGGCCGACACCGAGCGCAGCAGCGCACCCCAATGATAGAAATCGGTGGCATCGACGAGGTCGTCGGCCTGGCTCTGTTGCGCCCCCGGCAGGCTGTGGTACTTCACGTCGAGAAT
It contains:
- a CDS encoding proteasome-type protease, with product MTYCVAMRLETGLVFLSDSRTNAGVDHINTFRKMRIWQRPGERVVVMLTAGNLSVSQSVVNILNERLTIPDATNLFNAPNMFEVARHVGEVVREVHRRDAEAMNEFGVEFNASLIVGGQILGEAPRLFNIYSAGNFIETTEDTPYIQIGESKYGKPIIDRIVRYGSSLSDAAKCALVSMDSTIRSNLSVGLPLDLCVIERDALAIKSHISINQDHAYYAQVRSQWGERLREAFAELPSPDWI
- a CDS encoding transglutaminase family protein → MSIHVALNHVTHYKYDRPVSLGPQVVRLRPCPHSRTRILSYSLKVLPAKHFINWQQDPQSNYLARLAFPDKTQEFRVEVDLVAEMAVHNPFDFFLEPDAENYPLAYNAEQCIELAPYLHRMSVGQGLGERFAAYLGGISREKRRTIDFLVDLNARLQQDISYLIRLEPGVQTPEETLENGSGSCRDSAWLLVQLLRHLGLAARFVSGYLIQLTADVKSLDGPSGPEADFTDLHAWCEVYLPGAGWIGLDPTSGLLAGEGHIPLACSPEPSSAAPISGMVEDCACDFSHAMKVERIWEAPRVTKPYTEAQWAEIEALGHAIDKQLDAHDVRLTMGGEPTFVSMDDPDGDEWNTTAMGPTKRLLAADLYHRLREKYGAQGLMHFGQGKWYPGEQLPRWSLNAFWRRDGEPMWRDAALYADEGSPGSADERVANRFLCGVAERLGLDTRHVFDAFEDVFYYLWRERRLPVNVDPFDARLDDPLERERLLRVFSHGLPNAVGAVLPVARDTAGRWTSGPWFLRGDRCYLIPGDSPLGYRLPLDSQPWVSKGDYPYMHQPDPNQVFAPLPQHTELRRPLRGQPEGGATAADRFASDAALSARAPQPGESAAAITRTAMCAQAREGTLYIFMPPTAALDDYLAIVAAVEATAEALGQPVILEGYEPPSDPRLAHFRITPDPGVIEVNIHPAHSWDELVDRTTHLYEAARESRLLTEKFMLDGRHSGTGGGNHFVLGGATPVDSPFLRRPDLLRSLIAYWHNHPSLSYLFSGLFVGPTSQAPRIDEARNDSVYEIELAFREMERQIGSHGPEQCPPWLVDRLLRNLLIDVSGNTHRAEFCIDKLYSPDGPTGRLGLLELRAFEMPPHARMSLTQQLLLRGLVARFWQQPYAPERLVRWGTELHDRFMLPHFVEQDFGDVIAELNEFGLPIEVDWFAPHFEFRFPKVGDFSVRGIEVQLRHALEPWHVMGEEGGAGSTVRYVDSSLERLQVKVSGMAPDRYVLAVNGVPLPLQPIGTVGEAVAGVRYRAWQPASCLHPTIGVDAPLVFDLIDTWMKRSLGGAQYHVAHPGGRNYDSFPVNAFEAESRRLARFFRMGHTPGGRPVDIETVQRNAEFPFTLDLRGVPKATP
- a CDS encoding transglutaminase family protein; the encoded protein is MRYHVLHTTEYQYAQPVQTARHLLHLVPQPLPWQTLERQSLRIEPEPTTHARSADPFGNPVDRVEFAASHDCLRVESELIVAVGERPWLAMASDGPAWEQVRDALDYHAAPLGDAVADAQRMRFESPGVRVKRELEAYAAPSFGAGRPVIDAARDLMRRIHAEFRYDPDATEVGTSVVEVLENKHGVCQDFAHLMIGCLRSRGLAARYVSGYLRTDPLPGQARMTGSDASHAWVAVFVPEAGWIEFDPTNDCFADERHIVLAWGRDFGDVSPLRGVIQGGGEHTLKVGVTVVPEGDGVKFTSDQSGAA
- a CDS encoding circularly permuted type 2 ATP-grasp protein, whose product is MPHQLLSLYARQSGRYDEMLADAERLRPHWQPLLDALDASTPDQMRARQAFVTERIRENGTTYNVYADAQGTDRPWTLDPLPFILPADEWAQIDAAVAQRADLLDQVLADLYGPQNLIRSGALPAALVYGHNGFLWPCQGTRPPSGHFLHVYAADLARSPDGRWWVIADRAQGPSGAGYALENRLIVSRLFPELFRDQRVHHQADFFRHLQDSLARWAPVDRGETPFIVLLTPGPYNETYFEQSYLARYLGFPLVEGQDLTVRGDGVYLKTLAGLKRVHAILRRLDDDYADPLELRGESSLGVPGLVEAARAGRVLMANALGSGVLESAGLLAFLPKLAEHLLGEPLAMPAVASWWCGEAPALDYVIEHLAELVIKPAYPSQRLKPVFGRDLDARGRAHWAERLRHRPHAYVGQELVELSQAPVMPDSGSSTLDRRLVARAIGVRVYAVVTPEGWRVMPGGLTRVSGSGDVDILSMQRGGSSKDTWVLSDVPVSQFSLLKGELGAGDIVRAGPEIASRTAENLFWLGRYAERVENSARLLRFACDRLNEEGEVATGAAVLGGAGDDLLGEPGVLATAVGYCELFGLLPPAEDRSVARRLVDGALDENGPASLANNLRRAVWAATQVRDRLSLDHWHSLNRLHDILRRQRPDGSAPSDIVTLPSTLDRVLLACISLSGFAMDEMMRDSGWRFLILGRRIERLQCRSRIVAHFLEACGGQPAGVDALLELADCAEAYRQRYLRTPDILPTLDLVVFDADNPHSVVFQTDMLLRYLESLQREFAPSPAGDDYGIPAFRDAVAALNAFSLHELELGRPAGGGAILQRCTNCAGCIDLARLLRVVHDASSTLSNRIAERFFTHVRPAARVLSA